From one Pyxidicoccus xibeiensis genomic stretch:
- a CDS encoding outer membrane protein assembly factor BamB family protein produces MRERLVSWKRWLGGAAAAGLLGGCGMTQYYTNPELPRGPSHPPVDYFSVDWWTPLVQPTQLEYGPREPASPAYDPDSELVIALTRDGFIRAVGQDGKVKWSRKTAVRFNAGARVVEGVAYVPGGDGFLYALDAATGEVKWKYDAGESLATVPVVSDGLVLVASESDTLFAVKAADGQWAWQYRRDPPSGFTVRGASTPLVREGTAYVGFSDGFVVALDITDGSASWEKALSGAGSEFLDVDTPPVMDDSGRLYVASYKSGIYALEADSGDLVWNTNVAGMTSLLAKGQVVFAAGDGRVDAYLGDSGKLLWSVPLGERAGFTPVFAQGMLLVPIQRSLLFLDPKTGKSRVAWNPGDGITATPFVRGKQVFVLSNNGYLYALEVNGFRG; encoded by the coding sequence ATGAGGGAGCGGCTCGTGAGCTGGAAGCGTTGGCTGGGTGGCGCCGCGGCGGCGGGGCTTCTGGGCGGCTGCGGTATGACGCAGTACTACACCAATCCGGAGCTGCCCCGGGGGCCGTCCCACCCCCCGGTGGACTACTTCTCGGTGGATTGGTGGACCCCGCTGGTGCAGCCCACCCAGCTGGAGTACGGGCCGCGCGAGCCGGCCAGCCCGGCCTATGACCCGGACAGCGAGCTGGTCATCGCGCTCACGCGCGACGGCTTCATCCGCGCCGTGGGTCAGGATGGCAAGGTGAAGTGGTCGCGCAAGACGGCGGTCCGCTTCAATGCCGGGGCCAGGGTCGTCGAGGGCGTGGCCTACGTGCCCGGCGGTGACGGCTTCCTGTACGCGCTGGACGCGGCCACCGGCGAGGTGAAGTGGAAGTACGACGCGGGCGAGTCGCTGGCGACGGTGCCCGTGGTGTCCGACGGCCTGGTGCTGGTGGCCTCGGAGAGCGACACGCTCTTCGCAGTGAAGGCCGCCGACGGGCAGTGGGCCTGGCAGTACCGGAGGGATCCGCCCTCGGGCTTCACCGTGCGCGGCGCGTCCACGCCCCTGGTGCGCGAGGGCACCGCGTACGTCGGCTTCTCGGACGGCTTCGTGGTGGCGCTGGACATCACGGACGGCAGCGCGTCCTGGGAGAAGGCCCTGTCCGGGGCCGGCTCCGAGTTCCTGGACGTGGACACGCCTCCGGTCATGGACGACTCCGGCCGACTGTATGTCGCCTCGTACAAGAGCGGCATCTACGCCCTGGAGGCGGACTCGGGCGACCTGGTGTGGAACACCAACGTCGCGGGCATGACGTCGCTGCTGGCCAAGGGACAGGTGGTCTTCGCGGCCGGCGATGGCCGGGTGGACGCCTACCTGGGAGACAGCGGGAAGCTCCTCTGGTCGGTGCCGCTGGGGGAACGGGCCGGGTTCACTCCCGTGTTCGCCCAGGGAATGCTGCTCGTGCCCATCCAGCGCTCGCTGCTGTTCCTGGACCCGAAGACTGGCAAGTCCCGGGTGGCGTGGAACCCGGGTGATGGAATCACGGCGACGCCCTTCGTGCGCGGCAAGCAGGTCTTCGTGCTGTCCAACAACGGCTACCTGTACGCCCTGGAAGTGAACGGGTTTCGAGGGTGA
- a CDS encoding (deoxy)nucleoside triphosphate pyrophosphohydrolase: MTAAAPRTVRVVAALIPRPEDGNRFLVQQRLPGGSRALLWEFPGGKVEAGETDEAALARECREELDVELAVGRRLWEGRHTYPDLTVELVLYAARLVKGEPKPLGAHALAFQTPAEMTALPFCEADIPLLDDLVAGRLGALD, from the coding sequence GTGACGGCCGCGGCGCCCAGGACGGTCCGCGTGGTGGCGGCCCTGATTCCGAGGCCCGAGGACGGCAACCGGTTCCTGGTGCAGCAGCGGCTCCCCGGCGGCAGCCGGGCCCTGCTGTGGGAGTTCCCCGGCGGCAAGGTGGAGGCCGGGGAGACGGACGAAGCCGCGCTGGCCCGCGAGTGTCGCGAGGAGCTGGACGTGGAGCTCGCCGTCGGCCGGCGCCTCTGGGAGGGCCGGCACACGTACCCGGACCTCACGGTGGAGCTGGTGCTCTACGCGGCCCGCCTGGTGAAGGGCGAGCCGAAGCCCCTGGGCGCGCATGCGCTGGCCTTCCAGACGCCGGCGGAGATGACGGCCCTGCCGTTCTGTGAGGCGGACATCCCGCTCCTGGACGACCTGGTGGCGGGAAGGCTGGGCGCGCTCGATTGA
- a CDS encoding ribonuclease H-like domain-containing protein, whose translation MLQRTFQHIPGVGPWREKDLWSRGIRTWDDFPAAGTGVAISKKADEVARERIAQAREALAKRDLRRLAELLPSREHWRLYPEFHDDAVYFDIETDGKEAQAPTVVSLFDSAGLHVYIQGRNMDALPEAMAARRLWVTFNGSCFDVPVLRDYFGPGRFPVPDAHIDLRFVTRRLGLGGGLKEIEGKIGAERPPHLKGVQGYDAVLLWRAYLRRGDVEALRFLVEYNLYDSFQLRTLMDVAYNRGADDLNQDVPRLPVFDRGDVLYDVSRILLDLGPTERDLQTLARVRAMEQDF comes from the coding sequence ATGCTGCAGCGCACTTTCCAGCACATCCCCGGCGTGGGGCCCTGGAGGGAGAAGGACCTGTGGTCCCGAGGCATCCGGACCTGGGACGACTTCCCGGCGGCCGGCACCGGGGTGGCCATCAGCAAGAAGGCCGACGAGGTGGCCCGCGAGCGCATCGCCCAGGCGCGAGAGGCGCTGGCGAAGCGGGACTTGCGCAGGCTGGCGGAGCTGCTGCCCTCGCGTGAGCACTGGCGGCTGTACCCCGAGTTCCATGACGACGCGGTGTACTTCGACATCGAGACGGACGGGAAGGAGGCGCAGGCGCCCACGGTGGTGAGCCTGTTCGACTCCGCCGGGCTGCACGTCTACATCCAGGGCCGGAACATGGACGCGCTGCCGGAGGCGATGGCGGCGCGGCGGCTGTGGGTGACGTTCAATGGCTCGTGCTTCGACGTGCCGGTGCTGCGGGACTACTTCGGGCCGGGGCGCTTCCCGGTGCCGGACGCGCACATCGACCTGCGCTTCGTGACGCGGCGGTTGGGGCTGGGCGGCGGGCTGAAGGAAATCGAGGGGAAGATTGGCGCCGAGCGTCCGCCGCACCTCAAGGGCGTCCAGGGCTACGACGCGGTGCTGCTGTGGCGGGCGTACCTGCGCCGGGGCGACGTGGAGGCCCTGCGGTTCCTCGTCGAGTACAACCTGTACGACTCGTTCCAGCTCCGGACGCTGATGGACGTGGCGTACAACCGCGGCGCGGACGACCTGAACCAGGACGTCCCCCGGCTGCCCGTCTTCGACCGCGGCGACGTGCTGTACGACGTGAGCCGCATCCTCCTGGACCTGGGCCCCACCGAGAGAGACCTGCAGACGCTCGCGAGGGTACGGGCGATGGAGCAGGATTTCTGA
- a CDS encoding DUF3014 domain-containing protein, which produces MTDPMSPTPSGSPPPHSPSPGANRVKTLAVVVGLGLLALIASYYGLRRHESRPPEVVSAPVPDAGPAVAPGPTASLPESDGRVRDLTGRLSSEPEFAKWMQEKDLVRRFTAAVNNIAEGVSPRMVLGFLAPAGGFEVSQVDGTTVIDPPSYGRYDTVARVFGSLDAQGAGSVYRELKPLIDQAHGEIAPPGQPFDRTFSQAIQHLLAVPVQEGPVEVKHQGALYAYAAPELEGLSRAQKHLLRMGPQNMRIIQAKLRELQSALGLPSVAER; this is translated from the coding sequence ATGACCGACCCGATGAGCCCGACGCCCTCAGGTAGCCCGCCGCCGCACTCACCGTCGCCGGGGGCCAACCGGGTGAAGACGCTGGCTGTCGTCGTCGGACTGGGCCTGCTGGCGCTGATTGCCTCGTACTACGGTCTCCGCCGGCACGAGTCGCGGCCGCCGGAGGTGGTCAGTGCGCCCGTGCCGGATGCGGGCCCGGCGGTGGCTCCGGGGCCGACCGCGTCCTTGCCGGAGAGTGACGGACGGGTCCGGGACCTGACGGGCCGGCTCTCGAGCGAGCCCGAGTTCGCGAAGTGGATGCAGGAGAAGGACCTGGTCCGGCGCTTCACCGCGGCGGTGAACAACATCGCCGAGGGCGTCAGCCCGCGGATGGTCCTGGGCTTCCTGGCGCCGGCCGGTGGCTTCGAGGTGTCCCAGGTCGACGGGACGACGGTCATCGACCCGCCGAGCTACGGGCGCTACGACACGGTGGCGCGGGTCTTCGGTTCTCTGGACGCGCAGGGCGCCGGCAGCGTGTACCGGGAGCTGAAGCCGCTCATCGACCAGGCCCACGGAGAGATTGCGCCGCCGGGACAGCCGTTCGACAGGACGTTCAGCCAGGCCATCCAGCACCTGCTGGCGGTGCCGGTGCAGGAAGGGCCCGTGGAGGTGAAGCACCAGGGGGCGCTCTATGCGTACGCGGCGCCGGAGCTGGAGGGCTTGAGTCGCGCCCAGAAGCACCTGCTGCGGATGGGGCCCCAGAACATGCGGATCATCCAGGCCAAGCTTCGCGAGCTTCAGAGCGCTTTGGGACTGCCGTCCGTCGCGGAGCGCTGA
- a CDS encoding CGNR zinc finger domain-containing protein yields the protein MAEGDPRQARRCDHPDCILLFLDTTKNRTRRWCSLRIGASQGRLRTPKRGRPSAETRPGCPMGLVYITHVSGPSDRGRMGGAVAFSGRPPASFQASVAHTSSLSHGPFATVAARDLPTREPRPASLASAPGRWLTRPTTCSALPLRLRLDCPPGTPCFPPSVPPHTVAAPCVSFDSDWPLAVALSS from the coding sequence ATGGCCGAAGGGGACCCGCGCCAAGCGCGCCGCTGCGACCATCCGGACTGCATCCTCCTGTTCCTTGACACCACCAAGAACCGCACGCGCCGCTGGTGCAGCTTGCGGATTGGCGCCAGTCAGGGGCGGCTCCGAACGCCGAAGCGGGGAAGACCGAGCGCTGAAACCCGCCCTGGGTGCCCCATGGGCTTAGTTTACATAACGCATGTTAGCGGACCTTCCGACAGAGGGAGAATGGGGGGCGCCGTGGCGTTCTCAGGCCGTCCTCCAGCGTCATTCCAGGCCTCCGTGGCGCATACGTCGAGTCTCTCCCATGGCCCCTTCGCCACCGTCGCGGCGCGCGACCTTCCAACCCGGGAACCTCGACCGGCCTCGCTTGCTTCCGCGCCGGGACGCTGGCTGACGCGGCCCACGACCTGTTCAGCGCTGCCACTTCGGCTGAGGCTCGACTGCCCGCCTGGCACTCCGTGCTTTCCGCCATCCGTGCCGCCGCATACCGTGGCCGCTCCATGCGTTTCCTTCGATTCGGACTGGCCGCTTGCTGTGGCGCTCTCGTCCTGA
- a CDS encoding alpha/beta fold hydrolase, with product MQSGWSQRRAWRGSPSAIRCAAASATSLSRPSGRCTSRRFSSFRRPSATTACNVSPGCPRNGKGDPLFSVAGAKAYKKDLKNIELHLLDTGHFALEEDAPAIAEHIEAFMATKVSRKAR from the coding sequence ATGCAGTCCGGATGGTCGCAGCGGCGCGCTTGGCGCGGGTCCCCTTCGGCCATCAGGTGCGCGGCGGCCTCAGCCACGAGCCTGAGCAGGCCCTCGGGCCGCTGCACCTCGCGGCGCTTCTCGAGCTTCAGGCGGCCGTCGGCGACCACGGCCTGCAATGTCTCCCCCGGCTGTCCCAGGAACGGCAAGGGAGATCCGCTCTTCAGCGTCGCCGGTGCCAAGGCGTACAAGAAGGACCTGAAGAACATTGAGCTCCACCTGCTCGACACGGGCCACTTCGCCCTCGAGGAAGACGCCCCGGCCATCGCCGAGCACATCGAGGCCTTCATGGCCACGAAGGTCTCACGCAAGGCTCGTTGA
- a CDS encoding MFS transporter, with amino-acid sequence MNRSASRSSATLLVLAYLAFISLGLPDAVVGVAWPSLRDTFQLPQALLGAPLAIGAAAYFVSGLLAGRLLVRFGIGLLLAGSTALVAAGVLGISAAPAFVVILLVMPFVGFGSGAIDSALNTYAARNFSPKHMSWLHAAYAAGAMLGPAIMTAVLARGASWRTGYAVVGFSLAALVVAFAAARKRWDADTPEPHVVVDAPGGVGPMTLDTPPVSGFSALRSGRVWLQIAIFFVYVGIEVSAGQWSYTLLTEARGFGAPTAGTWVAAYWGGLLAGRLVLGFFVERVGPVRMLRFATLGVLASTLILAIPGWVPGAAALPLLSFSLASIFPGLMTETPRRVGDPLAPHAVGFQVSAATLGVAVIPSVAGLLSQRFGLEAVTWVIVGCALLLVVLHERLVAIADRPAPPSTSA; translated from the coding sequence ATGAACCGCTCCGCGTCCCGCTCCTCGGCGACCCTCCTGGTGCTCGCCTACCTGGCGTTCATCAGCCTCGGCCTTCCGGATGCCGTGGTCGGCGTCGCGTGGCCGTCCCTTCGCGACACCTTCCAACTGCCCCAGGCCCTGCTGGGCGCGCCCCTCGCCATCGGCGCGGCGGCCTACTTCGTCTCTGGCCTCCTCGCCGGCCGGCTGCTCGTGCGCTTCGGCATCGGGCTGCTCCTGGCCGGCAGCACCGCGCTGGTCGCCGCGGGCGTCCTCGGCATCTCCGCCGCGCCCGCCTTCGTCGTCATCCTGCTGGTGATGCCCTTCGTGGGCTTCGGCTCCGGCGCCATCGACTCCGCACTCAACACCTACGCCGCCCGCAACTTCAGCCCCAAGCACATGTCGTGGCTCCACGCCGCCTACGCGGCCGGCGCCATGCTGGGCCCGGCCATCATGACCGCCGTGCTCGCCCGCGGCGCCTCGTGGCGGACCGGCTACGCCGTGGTCGGCTTCTCGCTCGCCGCCCTGGTGGTGGCCTTCGCCGCGGCCCGGAAGCGCTGGGACGCGGATACGCCAGAGCCTCACGTCGTTGTCGATGCGCCCGGGGGCGTGGGTCCCATGACCCTGGACACACCCCCGGTGAGCGGCTTCTCCGCGCTCCGCAGCGGCCGGGTCTGGCTGCAGATCGCCATCTTCTTCGTCTACGTCGGCATCGAGGTCTCCGCCGGCCAGTGGAGCTACACGCTCCTCACCGAGGCGCGCGGCTTCGGCGCCCCGACCGCCGGCACCTGGGTCGCGGCCTACTGGGGCGGGCTCCTCGCGGGACGCCTCGTGCTGGGCTTCTTCGTCGAGCGCGTGGGCCCGGTCCGGATGCTCCGGTTCGCGACCCTCGGCGTGCTCGCCTCCACGCTGATCCTCGCCATCCCCGGGTGGGTCCCGGGGGCCGCCGCACTGCCGCTGCTCTCTTTCTCCCTGGCCTCCATCTTCCCGGGCCTCATGACGGAGACGCCGCGGCGCGTCGGCGACCCGCTCGCGCCGCATGCCGTCGGCTTCCAGGTGAGCGCCGCGACCCTGGGCGTGGCCGTGATTCCCAGCGTCGCCGGCCTCCTGAGCCAGCGCTTCGGCCTCGAGGCCGTCACCTGGGTCATCGTCGGCTGCGCCCTGTTGCTCGTCGTCCTCCACGAGCGGCTCGTCGCCATCGCCGACCGTCCGGCCCCACCGTCCACATCGGCTTGA
- a CDS encoding S46 family peptidase has product MKRLFLIATLLGAAPALADEGMWTYNNFPAAKVKEKYGFEPSQQWLDKVRLSSARLAGGCSASFVSPEGLVMTNHHCARGCIEQLSTAKKDYIANGFYAKTQAEEKQCPAMEINQLVKITDVTDTLNQATQGMSGKQYADTLKAKMSELEQACSNGDAKKRCDVVTLYQGGKYNLYEYRRFQDVRLVMAPEHAIAFFGGDPDNFEFPRYDLDVTFVRVYEDGKPASTKDNYFKWSEKPVKEGDLTFVSGHPGRTSRGLTIAELEMQRDLVLPKTLFMLSEIRGMITEFQRRGPEQKRISNNMLFGVENALKAQKGRHEALLDKKFFAQKVAAEQDLRKKVDANPEMKKKYGAAWDEISKAQAQLVNIRKDLNFMEQGQGLSSQLFSIARTLVRGADELPKENGQRLREFSQAGLPALKAQLLSPAPIYPELEIARLTFSLTKMREELGADHPFVKKVLGKESPEKLAARVIKGSKLRDVKVREALFTGGKAAVDASKDPMIELARLVDPDARAIRKNYEENIEAVVRKNSELIAKAKFEVYGTNQYPDATFSLRLSYGSVKGYMEDGKKVEPITQMANTFDRHTGEDPFALPPSWLKSQNILDGKTGMNFVSTNDIIGGNSGSPIINKDAEIVGLVFDGNIQSLGGEYGFDESVNRTVSVHSDAIIESLKKIYGATRVLEELRPGSTKVPPVKTNPAG; this is encoded by the coding sequence ATGAAGCGCTTGTTCCTGATTGCCACCCTCCTCGGCGCGGCGCCTGCGTTGGCCGACGAGGGGATGTGGACGTACAACAATTTCCCCGCCGCGAAGGTGAAGGAGAAGTACGGCTTCGAGCCCTCGCAGCAGTGGCTCGACAAGGTGCGCCTGTCGTCGGCGCGGCTGGCGGGCGGCTGCTCCGCGAGCTTCGTGTCGCCGGAGGGCCTGGTGATGACGAACCACCACTGTGCCCGCGGCTGCATCGAGCAGCTGTCCACGGCGAAGAAGGACTACATCGCCAACGGCTTCTACGCGAAGACCCAGGCCGAGGAGAAGCAGTGCCCGGCCATGGAGATCAACCAGCTCGTCAAGATCACCGACGTCACCGACACGCTGAACCAGGCCACCCAGGGCATGTCCGGCAAGCAGTACGCGGACACGCTCAAGGCGAAGATGTCCGAGCTGGAGCAGGCCTGCTCCAATGGTGACGCCAAGAAGCGCTGCGACGTCGTCACCCTGTACCAGGGCGGCAAGTACAACCTGTACGAGTACCGCCGCTTCCAGGACGTGCGCCTGGTGATGGCCCCCGAGCACGCCATTGCCTTCTTCGGCGGAGACCCGGACAACTTCGAGTTCCCCCGGTACGACCTGGACGTGACGTTCGTGCGCGTCTACGAGGACGGCAAGCCGGCCAGCACCAAGGACAACTACTTCAAGTGGTCCGAGAAGCCCGTCAAGGAGGGCGACCTCACCTTCGTCTCCGGCCACCCCGGCCGCACCTCGCGCGGGCTGACCATCGCCGAGCTGGAGATGCAGCGAGACCTGGTGCTCCCCAAGACGCTGTTCATGCTCTCCGAGATTCGCGGGATGATCACCGAGTTCCAGCGCCGCGGCCCCGAGCAGAAGCGCATCTCCAACAACATGCTCTTCGGCGTGGAGAACGCGCTGAAGGCCCAGAAGGGCCGCCACGAGGCGCTGCTGGACAAGAAGTTCTTCGCGCAGAAGGTCGCCGCGGAGCAGGACCTGCGCAAGAAGGTCGACGCCAACCCGGAGATGAAGAAGAAGTACGGCGCCGCGTGGGATGAGATTTCCAAGGCCCAGGCGCAGCTCGTCAACATCCGCAAGGATCTGAACTTCATGGAGCAGGGCCAGGGCCTGTCCTCCCAGCTCTTCAGCATCGCCCGCACGCTGGTGCGCGGCGCCGACGAGCTGCCCAAGGAGAACGGCCAGCGCCTGCGCGAGTTCAGCCAGGCCGGCCTGCCCGCCCTCAAGGCCCAGCTGCTCAGCCCCGCCCCCATCTACCCGGAGCTGGAGATTGCCCGCCTGACGTTCAGCCTCACCAAGATGCGCGAGGAGCTGGGCGCGGACCACCCGTTCGTCAAGAAGGTGCTCGGCAAGGAGTCCCCGGAGAAGCTGGCCGCCCGCGTCATCAAGGGCTCCAAGCTGCGTGACGTGAAGGTGCGCGAGGCCCTGTTCACCGGTGGCAAGGCCGCCGTGGACGCCTCCAAGGACCCGATGATCGAGCTGGCGAGGCTGGTGGACCCGGATGCCCGCGCCATCCGCAAGAACTACGAGGAGAACATCGAGGCCGTCGTCCGCAAGAACAGCGAGCTCATCGCCAAGGCGAAGTTCGAGGTCTACGGCACCAACCAGTACCCGGACGCCACGTTCAGCCTGCGCCTGTCCTACGGCTCGGTGAAGGGCTACATGGAGGACGGCAAGAAGGTGGAGCCCATCACCCAGATGGCCAACACCTTCGACCGTCACACCGGCGAGGACCCGTTCGCCCTGCCCCCGTCCTGGCTGAAGTCGCAGAACATCCTCGACGGCAAGACGGGGATGAACTTCGTCTCCACCAACGACATCATCGGCGGCAACTCCGGCTCGCCCATCATCAACAAGGACGCGGAGATCGTCGGCCTGGTGTTCGACGGCAACATCCAGTCCCTGGGCGGTGAGTACGGCTTCGACGAGAGCGTCAACCGCACCGTGTCCGTGCACAGCGACGCCATCATCGAGTCGCTGAAGAAGATCTACGGCGCCACCCGCGTCCTCGAGGAGCTGCGCCCCGGCAGCACCAAGGTGCCGCCCGTGAAGACCAACCCGGCGGGGTAG
- the guaA gene encoding glutamine-hydrolyzing GMP synthase: MDLHAEKILILDFGSQYTQLIARRVRELGVYCEIHRPDLPAEDIRRYAPRGIILSGGPASVEAAGSPRCDPFVFEAGVPVLGICYGLQLMAKLLGGRIDRGAHREFGSAEVEVLARRGPFAEFNPGDRVQVWMSHGDRVDELPPGFEAIGRSGNSPFAATAHTSKPWYGLQFHPEVVHTPQGKALLRAFLFNDCKVTGSWTMKGFIDEAVATIRKQVGEQGRVICALSGGVDSSVAALLLHRAIGPRLQCIFVDNGVLRQGERAHVESLFVDRFHVPLKTVDARARFLEKLAGVTDPEKKRKIIGREFIAVFEEASRDIQDAEFLAQGTLYPDVIESVSYKGPSVTIKSHHNVGGLPETMKLKLVEPLRELFKDEVRALGRELGLPDEMVSRQPFPGPGLAIRVLGEVTEARLDLVRRADAIVQEEIRAAGLYKEVWQAFAVLLPVQSVGVMGDERTYESTCVLRAVTSVDGMTADWARLPFPVLEKISTRITNEVRGINRVAYDISSKPPATIEWE, encoded by the coding sequence GTGGACCTGCACGCCGAGAAGATCCTGATCCTCGATTTCGGGAGTCAGTACACCCAGCTCATCGCCCGGCGCGTCCGGGAACTGGGGGTGTATTGCGAAATCCACCGTCCCGACCTCCCGGCGGAGGACATCCGCCGCTACGCGCCCCGGGGCATCATCCTCTCGGGCGGCCCTGCCTCCGTGGAGGCCGCCGGCTCGCCCCGGTGCGACCCGTTCGTCTTCGAGGCCGGGGTGCCCGTGCTGGGCATCTGCTACGGCCTCCAGCTGATGGCCAAGCTGCTGGGCGGGCGCATCGACCGTGGCGCGCACCGTGAGTTCGGCAGCGCGGAGGTGGAGGTGCTCGCCCGCCGGGGGCCCTTCGCCGAGTTCAACCCGGGTGACAGGGTGCAGGTGTGGATGAGCCACGGGGACCGGGTGGACGAGCTGCCGCCGGGCTTCGAGGCCATCGGCCGCAGCGGCAACTCGCCCTTCGCGGCCACCGCCCATACGAGCAAGCCCTGGTACGGCCTCCAGTTCCACCCGGAGGTGGTCCACACGCCGCAGGGCAAGGCGCTGCTGCGCGCCTTCCTCTTCAACGACTGCAAGGTGACGGGCTCGTGGACGATGAAGGGCTTCATCGACGAGGCGGTGGCCACCATCCGCAAGCAGGTGGGTGAGCAGGGCCGCGTCATCTGCGCGCTGTCCGGCGGCGTGGACAGCTCCGTGGCGGCGCTGCTGCTGCACCGGGCCATCGGCCCGCGCCTGCAGTGCATCTTCGTGGACAACGGGGTGCTGCGGCAGGGCGAGCGCGCCCACGTGGAGTCGCTCTTCGTGGACCGCTTCCACGTGCCGCTGAAGACGGTGGATGCGCGGGCGCGCTTCCTGGAGAAGCTCGCCGGCGTCACGGACCCGGAGAAGAAGCGGAAGATCATCGGCCGCGAGTTCATCGCCGTGTTCGAGGAGGCCTCGCGCGACATCCAGGACGCCGAGTTCCTGGCGCAGGGCACGCTCTACCCGGACGTCATCGAGTCGGTGTCCTACAAGGGCCCGTCCGTGACGATCAAGAGCCACCACAACGTGGGCGGCCTGCCGGAGACGATGAAGCTCAAGCTGGTGGAGCCGCTGCGCGAGCTCTTCAAGGACGAGGTCCGCGCCCTGGGCCGCGAGCTGGGCCTGCCGGACGAGATGGTCTCCCGCCAGCCGTTCCCGGGCCCGGGCCTGGCCATCCGCGTGCTGGGCGAAGTGACGGAGGCCCGCCTGGACCTGGTGCGCCGCGCGGACGCCATCGTCCAGGAGGAGATTCGCGCCGCCGGCCTCTACAAGGAGGTCTGGCAGGCCTTCGCCGTGCTGCTGCCCGTGCAGAGCGTGGGCGTCATGGGCGACGAGCGCACCTACGAGTCCACCTGCGTGCTGCGCGCCGTCACGAGCGTGGACGGCATGACGGCCGACTGGGCCCGCCTGCCGTTCCCCGTGCTGGAGAAGATCTCCACCCGCATCACCAACGAGGTGCGCGGCATCAACCGCGTCGCCTACGACATCTCCTCCAAGCCCCCCGCCACCATCGAGTGGGAGTGA
- the guaB gene encoding IMP dehydrogenase: MLNPDIRLALTFDDVLLVPAESSVVPKDVDLTTRLTRNIRLNIPLLSAAMDTVTESRTAIAMAQEGGIGVIHKNMTPEQQALEVLKVKKFESGMVVDPVTIEPEAPLGRALELMRQHGVSGVPVVKGRRLVGIVTSRDVRFETNFTQKVESMMTRKLVTGREGISQEEAQKLLHEHRIEKLLIVNDAFELKGLITIKDIEKRRTNPNAAKDAKGRLLCAAAVGVSADREARLDALIKAGVDVIIVDTAHGHSKGVVDGVRDTRKNFRGFDLIAGNVATAEATRALIEAGVDAVKVGIGPGSICTTRVVAGVGVPQITAVDDCVREAEKHGIPIISDGGIKYSGDIVKALAAGASTVMIGSLFAGTEEAPGDVILYQGRSYKSYRGMGSMGAMKQGAKDRYFQSDVEAVKLVPEGIEGRVPYKGTLGMNVHQMLGGIRSGMGYVGCRTIDELRTQATFVRITSAGLKESHVHDVIITEEAPNYRVE; this comes from the coding sequence ATGCTGAACCCCGATATCCGGCTCGCCCTCACCTTCGATGACGTCCTGCTGGTGCCGGCCGAGAGCTCGGTCGTCCCCAAGGACGTCGACCTGACGACCCGCCTCACCCGCAACATCCGGCTCAACATCCCCCTGCTGTCGGCCGCCATGGACACGGTGACGGAGTCGCGGACGGCCATCGCCATGGCCCAGGAGGGCGGGATTGGCGTCATCCACAAGAACATGACGCCCGAGCAGCAGGCGCTCGAGGTCCTCAAGGTCAAGAAGTTCGAGAGCGGCATGGTGGTGGACCCGGTCACCATCGAGCCGGAGGCCCCGCTGGGCCGCGCGCTGGAGCTGATGCGCCAGCACGGCGTGTCGGGCGTCCCGGTGGTGAAGGGCCGGCGCCTGGTGGGCATCGTCACCAGCCGCGACGTGCGCTTCGAGACGAACTTCACCCAGAAGGTGGAGTCGATGATGACGCGCAAGCTCGTCACCGGCCGCGAGGGCATCAGCCAGGAAGAGGCCCAGAAGCTGCTGCACGAGCACCGCATCGAGAAGCTCCTCATCGTCAACGACGCGTTCGAGCTCAAGGGCCTCATCACCATCAAGGACATCGAGAAGCGCCGGACGAACCCGAACGCGGCCAAGGACGCCAAGGGGCGCCTGCTGTGCGCCGCCGCCGTGGGCGTGTCCGCGGACCGCGAGGCCCGGCTCGACGCGCTCATCAAGGCCGGCGTGGACGTCATCATCGTGGACACCGCCCATGGCCACTCCAAGGGCGTGGTGGACGGGGTGCGCGACACGCGGAAGAACTTCCGCGGCTTCGACCTCATCGCCGGCAACGTGGCCACGGCGGAGGCCACCCGCGCCCTCATCGAGGCGGGCGTGGACGCGGTGAAGGTGGGCATCGGCCCCGGCTCCATCTGCACCACCCGCGTGGTGGCCGGCGTGGGCGTGCCTCAAATCACCGCGGTGGACGACTGCGTCCGCGAGGCCGAGAAGCACGGCATCCCCATCATCTCCGACGGCGGCATCAAGTACTCGGGCGACATCGTCAAGGCGCTCGCCGCGGGCGCCAGCACGGTGATGATCGGCTCGCTCTTCGCCGGCACCGAGGAGGCCCCCGGCGACGTCATCCTGTACCAGGGCCGCAGCTACAAGAGCTACCGCGGCATGGGCAGCATGGGCGCCATGAAGCAGGGCGCGAAGGACCGCTACTTCCAGTCGGACGTGGAGGCGGTGAAGCTGGTGCCCGAGGGAATCGAGGGCCGCGTCCCCTACAAGGGCACGCTCGGCATGAACGTGCACCAGATGCTCGGCGGCATCCGCAGCGGCATGGGCTACGTGGGCTGCCGCACCATCGACGAGCTGCGCACCCAGGCCACCTTCGTGCGGATCACGTCCGCCGGGCTCAAGGAGAGCCACGTGCACGACGTCATCATCACCGAGGAAGCGCCCAACTACCGCGTGGAGTAG